The DNA region aaagaaaaaagatctGCCTAAAAGACAAAAGCATCAAGAACAAATTCAGATGTAATAGTCAAGATTGATGCTGTCCAATGCTAACCAATCATATGTTTGATTTTGTCGAACTTACAGACATCGCAAAAAAAGGTTCCTCCTTAGTTTTATTCCAAAACAAATTGATTCccacaaataataaaagagacTATAGATATGGTTGTACGTTTAGTATTTTAGTACAAGTGtggtattttttaaaaatgttttGTACTTTGGTTCATCAAATGTGTAGTGCTTTTTGTTTTGTATTATACActtgaattaaaattttaaaattttaaaaaatgctATACACTTATactaaaatactaaattataTCACTATGACACTGTGTcatgttataattttttatcttaaaattGTCGCTAATTTATAACTCTACGATACCTCTTCTTTACTTTCAGTCcgattatatatacatactttgCAAACTCCAGCCAAGTCATCTATGATCAGGGTTGGCCAATGGTCCATGTAATATTCTTTTGGATTAATTTGGATTGTATAATATTTGTCTAATCATTCAGAAACTGTATCTTATTAGTTAAAGTTGGTGTACCTACTCCATTGTCCAGCCAAAAActaaaaactaaaagaaaaataaaaacaattgtgtatatataagagaataaaagagaaagaacGGATTCGTCCTTATCTTTGTCTGCCATTATCTTTCTAAATCCCctactttaatttctttaatttcacAACCAAAAAAGGAATAAATTACTTTATTAGGAGTCTACAAATATAAAGTTACAAAAAACAAATCTTTTGCAGGCcgaattttataataacaatTAATCTATAATTTCAGAAAGAGAGTATATTATACTAACGCACGTTCTCCCTTGATAATTGAAAGGTTCTATGTTCAACTCTCATGATATATTAATTTGTGCCCTTTTATTAGctattcaaatttttatttctttatatcaAATCCGTAAATctcttttataatattttttttacaatttgcccttttagattatttaaaatttatcacCCTCTTGGACTGGTCATCTGCTAAATAAGACCACTGGATCAATATTTGACCCTCTTGCGAAGTGTTGATTCAACAGCGCTGAAGAGTTTAGAAATTTGCTGAGGGACAATTATTTcctctactttttttttggtgaattattTCCTCTAATCTTTTTCTCTTACGATTTGTACCCTGATATCGAGAAGCACAAAGGGCCCCGCCTATTCCAATTCGAACCAAGTCGGTCCACTAAAggaataaaactctcacagtatggattttttctattcacaacattcgaatttgaaatcttatttaagggaACATGTGTCAAACCGCTTAAACTAACTCACGGTGGTTATTTCCTCTAATCTTTAATTGAAGTTTTTGCACTTGCTTATCAGTCAAACATGTTGATATTAATTGAAGTTCAGCGAATAGTGTAAAGCTCTTTTAAGCGAATGTGAAGTGGTCATTcaagaaaaagtaaaacttACTCGGTGGGGACAGGATACTCGGGAAAGAACTTGGCGAGAATCTCGACCACATCCCCGCGGTGAAGGACGCTCTCGGCGCAGAGGTAGCGGCCGGAGGCAGAGGGGGTCTCGAAGACAAGGATGTGGGCTTGTGCCACATCGCGCACGTGTACATACGCCTGCACGGAGTTGGCATATGTCTTGGCGGAGCCAGTCAAGTACTTGAGGATGTGGAAGATGCTGGCATTGATCGTGGGCTGAAGCAGCGGCCCGAGCACCAGCACCGGGTTCACGACCACCAGGTCCACCCCTTTTTCCTTTGCAAAGTCCCATGCTGCCTGCTCTGCCACGGCCTTCCCGTAGCAGTACcaattctgaaaatttttcCAATTAACCAACTATTTTTGGAGGGAGACAACCATAATGAATTTCAAATGGATGCAAGGTGATACCTTTGTGTTCTTGCAGAACTCGAGGTCACTCCAGCATGACTCATCAACCACGGCATCGGGACTTCTATTAGGGTCCATGTAAACTGCACCGATTGACGAAGTGAAAACCACCCGTCGGCATTTGGCCTCCTCGGCCGCGATAATCACATTCTTAGTCCCGTTCACGGCAGGCTCCACCATTTCCTCCTTCACAAGTGAGATCAAACACACGGAGAGTCAGTTCCAATCTCCTTATTCCAATTTTCCAATCAACTCTTtactaagaaaaaaaaaagaaaaaaaagaaaatgggaagTCCCCAAAAAGCACCTACTTTGTtcaccaagaaaaaaaagaaagaaagagaaaaattgCACCTACTTTTGTTCGGTAAGGAATTATAATtcatttgaaatttcaaaCCAATTAAGGTGGTTGGAgcaattcaaaaattcttcttcttttagcATGTGAAAAAGCTGGAATTTTAATCCTTGAATCATGTACATGTAATTCTACATATGTAGTGACACATTTCTATACGAATCgagcacaaaaaaaaaggcgtATTTATCAAAAGAGAGTGTAGCACAGTGCACACGCCATCGCCTGATAATCAAAATATTCCATGTTCGATGCTTAAGTGAGACTATTCGTGcacttttattagttatttaggatttGTATTTTATCGTATTAGGTCCATAGGTCTCCtatgtaaccgaaaaaaggATATTCTATACTAgcctaatttaattatttttctttcgcTTCAAACCCAACTAGGAATGCCAGAATCAGAATTAGTCTCAACTGGACAGCTCATAGTCACGTAGATGAGAAAAAAACTAAATCAGAAAGACAATCTAATTAAAGCGGATTGATCAAGAAATCGAGATGGATTAGGACAAATTgacaataaaaagaataaataagaaCATGAAAAGACtaatgataaattatattacGGGGTCATCGGTGACAGGAGAAGCAGTGTGGAAGACACCATCACAGCCATTGATGGCCTCTCTCAAACTATCAGGATCAAGTAGATCAGCCCTGCACAGCCTCAGCCTCTCCTCTGCCCCTTCTAGCTCTCTCAGATGCCCATTCTTTGGATCACCTAATTCAATGCgcaaaatttaattaacacgaaaatcatatttagaaAATCATAATTAGATTTATAATCAATGATTTAATTTATATCGGGAGATGTTTACTAAATCATAGCTACCTGGGTTCCGAACGGTTCCCTTAACGCTGTAACCTCCCTCGAGAAGCAGTTTCACCATCCATGACGCGATGAAGCCACCGGCACCTGTCACGCACACGGTCTTCCCAGAACCGGGCAAGCTGGCTTGGTCGATCAGCATGTCCGGGAATGTTTATGTGAGATGAACTGCGACTAGATCAGTGCTAACTTGCGTGTGTATCGATGTATCTATCTCCTACAGACAAATATATCGGTATTGGGAGCTCACGATCGGGCACGAGCAGAGATGGCCAAAAGGTGCTGCCATATATATACGGTGGAGTGGACTCACCTACCGCGGTGacgtaaaaataaaatatttatttcatggGGCCTCAAGGTTTTGGAATAACTCGTTCAACTCCATTTTCTTCAAAAAATAAGTACACTGCGGATAATTAGTATAAGAATAAACTATcaaattgatatttcaatagTGTGTTAGTTATGAAATAGGTAGATGATTGACATCAAATTGGTCCCAAAAGACACATCCCGTCTATCATTTTACTCCACCTGTTAATAAGCTGTGAAAAATAATTCCATATAACAGTTTATGTGAAGGACACCGTTAATAAGTTTgtctaatataaaaaaagaaaagacttCAAGGACAAAAACGATACTGGCTTTCTACTTCGAGGTTGTCCTCGACTAAAACCACGTCGTTTTTTTGGCTCCAATCTTGATTGTAAAATCTTCCAAACTTGTTTTATATCTAGATTGCATCTCTGaccaaatttaaaataaataaataaatctctATTGATTGTACTCCATAACTAACGTGTCAATTGCTTGAACATTACCTTTTGATGTGAACTGTTCATTGCAAGCCCACGAAAGAGAAGAACTCTTCTTTTATTTCGAATTTGATAAAAGCAATGTGCCTGTTTCTTCATAGCTTTTTTAACTTATAAAATTCGACCGtattagaaaaaagaatcCATATTAAGGGCCCATAAGATCATGAAATTGAAGGGCTGGGGCTTCACCAGTAGCTACTACTCCCGTCCAAGGTCATTGATGACCTTTGAGCCACTGGCAACCTCAGGTCGGTGTGGTGGCCGCCGGTGAGGTCCCTGTCTCCATCTTTTGAGCAAATACTTTATATCAAATGATATGGTttaatttgaacaaaaatatatgttttggCCTTAAAGAGAAGACTTGCCAAATATAATGGACGTATTTGgtacttttcccttttccgAATTATAAATGAGAGTTCGCTTTAGGATAGGTAGGACTGTCGAGAATTACACGAGTTAAATGAATCTATCGAGCATAAGATGAGTAAAATTAATCAAGGACAGGGAACATGACAGGTGCACCAACCCAGTGTGCTTGGTCACGTAAAGCCTCCTGTTGACTTTGACCTGGCGGAAACCAAACAACACGCAATACCATGACTTCTTTTTAACGAAGGCCTGGTCTTTCTTAATTATCTCCCGAGGACTAACCTCTAATCCA from Punica granatum isolate Tunisia-2019 chromosome 3, ASM765513v2, whole genome shotgun sequence includes:
- the LOC116200028 gene encoding cinnamoyl-CoA reductase 1-like — protein: MLIDQASLPGSGKTVCVTGAGGFIASWMVKLLLEGGYSVKGTVRNPGDPKNGHLRELEGAEERLRLCRADLLDPDSLREAINGCDGVFHTASPVTDDPEEMVEPAVNGTKNVIIAAEEAKCRRVVFTSSIGAVYMDPNRSPDAVVDESCWSDLEFCKNTKNWYCYGKAVAEQAAWDFAKEKGVDLVVVNPVLVLGPLLQPTINASIFHILKYLTGSAKTYANSVQAYVHVRDVAQAHILVFETPSASGRYLCAESVLHRGDVVEILAKFFPEYPVPTECSDKVKPRAKPYKFSTQKLRDLGMEFISVKQCLYDTVKSLQEKGHLPLPPQPDDSLRIQS